Genomic DNA from Dioscorea cayenensis subsp. rotundata cultivar TDr96_F1 chromosome 1, TDr96_F1_v2_PseudoChromosome.rev07_lg8_w22 25.fasta, whole genome shotgun sequence:
AACACATTAATTACCAATAAACACATAATGACAATACAACATGCAACAGTGATCAAACAAGCAACTTCAAAAACAGTATAAGAAGATATGCATGAATTAAACTATTGGGGGAATCCACAGAGATTGACTAGTTTAGCTTTACCATATCACCAGCAAACTTGAAACAGCAAATGCTatagaacaacaaagaactcACCCCATTCAAACAATCATATGCACAAGCAGAGATCATATAAATGCAAGAaaaacatcatatatatatatatatatatatgacaccaccaaaacaatcaataaaaatgcaATCTTTATCACAAGAACCTGCAGAACAATGGCAAACCAATGCAGGAAAACACCAAATGGTataaattaaactataaaaGCTTTAATAATTCAGAGCAAATTGCAAATGGAGAAGAGAAACTTGGACACAATGGTAAGATTGGTTCTCACCTAATAGAACCATAAATCACCATCTAATGCTTTTTTCCCCCAATCCCCCTCCGGGAAAACAAAACCACGGTACTGGTACCAAACCAAAAACACTAGAACCATAAAGTAAATCCTTTCAAAGGACAAGATAAAACAAAGATCAGAATAGCAGAAAGATCCCAAAACGCAGATAGAAGCCAAGCCAAACAAATAGAGACAAaggttgggaattatccaacCTTAGTTTCTCCCAGGGCATTCCCTAGCAAAATGCCCAGATTCCCCACAGTTGAagcaaccaccaccaccaccaccaccaccaccgccgGCGCCGCCACCTCCGCCACCGCCATATCTCCCTCCACCTCCGCCACCACCGCTGTTCTGGTAGCAATCACGAGCCATATGCCCCGCTTCCCCACATGTATAGCACCCACCTCGGCCTCCGCCACCGCCTCCGCCTCCGCCGCTACCGCCCTGGAAGCAGTCTCTAGCCATATGCCCCATCTCCCCGCACTTGTAGCACGCTCCACTaccgccaccaccaccacctccgcTGTTCCTTCCacgaccaccaccaccaccacccctGCCACCACCGCCTCTCCCTCCACCATTATACCCATACCCTCCCCCAAATCCACCGCCTCCACGGCCCCCCACCACCCCCACCCCATCCTCCACCATACCCATCCCTGCGACCGCCACCATTACCTCCCTGAAGAGCAGATCCATCAGGTCCCGTCACATCCACAGCCTTCGCACGGCCATCATCGCCATCCATGATCGAGAACTCCACAACCTCGCCTTCAGATAGCGTCCGGAAGCCATCGGTCTTGATCGATGTCTGATGAACGAACAACTCGCTGCCATCGTTGGACGTGATGAAGCCAAATCCCTTCACCTCGTTGAACCACTTCACCGTCCCTTGCACGCGATCCATCGTCGACATcgcgaaaccctaaccctaaccctaaccctaagagagagaaacaaaaaaaaaacctagggtttctctctctctttatagaACGAGAGAACGATGAAAGCGATACAGTCCTCGGCGGTGAAGAGGTGTATATAAGGGCCTCAAGATGGACCGAGGATGCCGCATCGCGTGCCACGTAAGCAGTTTCAGAGCGCATCGTACGGTTGCCGTCCAACGGGACGCGCTTTGAGATTCGCTTAGCTTGGAATCCTGACGGTCTGATTCGCTTTGTGATTCGGACTTTGGGTTGTGGGACCCACTTGATCGTGTTTTGATATCGCCTACGATTCCCGAAGCGTCGGCCGGCTTCTCTTTCACACGCTTTCAAagtggtttttttattaattcttttattccttttttttttggtttttttttaagttttaaattgtattatttctCATTAATTTCCTTTCGAGatctgaaaattaaattttaatagtaACATATACTCActtgaaataaatattgtttaaggATGTTGTAGTtgaattaaagatatcaataattatcttaaaatttaaaataaaaatttatctaaattactaaattatttttttattttttaaattataaatattttttttcgtttataatttagaaaattaaatattaaaatactattttgatattataaataaacaactatttttgtaatgattttgtttaaaccaaccaatttatattttaggatgaagaagtaatttaaatataaagttttatgtCAATTAATAGTTCTCtacttaaaagtaaaaaatatgattatgcGATATATTTAGAGAACCTATGCGTGATCCAGACTATGCTTTGTTTCGCTAATAACCATCCGTTGTATTGGTTTattcttaaaattattatttttttaatttgaaaattaaatataatgaatatttattctttgtttgttttatttcaatcctaattattatttgttatctttttattcACTACCCAAAAATAAGTGGATGAAGATGAGGCATGGGAATGGCATGTTGGGTTATTTTCTTTAGATCATATATTAACATGAAAATCACACcataatttcataataataatagtaaattaaaaaaaaaataaggtcaaaatatcaaaatggtccttttattttgtgttttgagCCTTTTAGTCCCCCTAATATAAAACCTGTCTTTTTTATTCtcgtattttcatatttttgtctttttgatccctctaattgacggatctgcccttttagtcctttcAGTTAATGAATTAGATAgacaaaaaaaagataaaaatatgtaaatataaggATTAAAAGAgcggattttacaactaaaggatgaaaatatgtaaatataaatatcaaaaaaacggattttatattagagggactaaaaaagtggaaaatgaaaaatatagggattattttgatatttaaaaaaaataatgattaaactaaattaaattaaactcaTGAAGTgcagtaattaatttaaaatagacATGATAAATGCTTTAATAAGAGGCACTGTCAGGTTACAGTGCACAGAGCACAGCAATTATAATaagcatataataataattaataactctCTTTTCCTCAGTTTCTCTTGTATGGAGTATAAAAGATGGGACATGTCAGCCAGACCAAATCATGTGTTATTTCAatgcctttttttaaaaaaaaatttattttaatattattatttattttttacttttttatcttGTGGagtatttcttttttggttATGGTTTTTGAAGGATATTTTGAGTACTAGAATGAGTGGTCTTAGCTCCAAAGTAATAGGAGCTTTGATGGCATGGCAGAGTAGTTGTTAGCCTTTCTCAGAGCAAGCACCAGCACTTGGAACTTGGACaactttaataattattaattaataaagctGCAACTCTTCAGTGTTTTTTTGGTTCgcattgtttttactttttagatgTATTTTTCATACTTCACTGTTCTAATGCAAACTTTTTTTGGATCAATTTTTTTAGCACTCAAATTATCTTTATAAGTCTTTGATCCAACACCATTGACCCAACTTCATAAGAAGTATATTATGAAAACCTCAAAGCTAGGGTTTATCACAAGTTAAATACACGTAAAAGACTTGGGCCTGTTGGATAGGCTAGAATTAtgacataatttaatattttttgagaaattatGTCATATTAGCTGATTGGGTACttattttaaagtataaaattatggcataatataaacattattgatattatattgcaaaaaaactctctctctcttttttgatCCAGCAACCAGCCACCAGTCCACCGGTGGCTCGGCCAGTCTCCGGCCACCGGTCCAGCCGACGATCCAACCGGCCTCTGGTGATCGGTCATTGGTCAACCGACGGTCTAATCACCGGTCCACCGGCCTCTGGTGACACGTCGGCGATCCACCGGTGGTCCGGCAGGCTTTCGGCAACTAGTCACCGGTCCACCAACCTCCGGTGACATGTCGGTGATCCACTGGTGATCTGCTCGGCTAGCCTCCGTTGACACACCGGTGATCCACCGGTGCTCCAGTCGACCCCCTACGACCGGCCACAGGTCCACCGGTGGTCTAGTTGCCGATCGGTCgatcttaataatttttttattttggtaaccaaacactcattctgtaggaataaaatatgctataatttctgtaataatcacttgcactcctacattataaaattatgtcatatttttttttattttgcagccaaacaTACCCTAAAGTTGTTTTACATGTATATGCCCTCATTATACATGGTTTGTTGcattttgtcaaatatatatatatatatatatatatatatatatatatatatatatatataatagaatattcACAATTAAGCACCGTAAAAATTATAAAGCCACAGTTAAAGTTTCTCACTTTTTATACAACTATTCATAAGCACAATATCATTGTTGAATGAACTATACATAACCGTCTAGATTAAATCCAATAGTTGATACAAACGTTTCATAAATTtcatagatttaaaatttacgAACATTCTGAGGTTGTTCGTActctatatataataagaatataataatatttttttcctcgATAGATTTTTTgattcaattaatatcgaaatatgaacattataaattaaaatgatgggctaaccaattgcaccggtttcTCTTCATTTCATTGGGCTGGACTGTTCATGTTGGAGcaaaaaagaaatatacataaaaataatagaaatatctTTCGCATGTGCATATCGGAAagaattctaataaaaaaactttcattctggagaaaaattttgttaaaaggtgtttttttttaaaatttttttttaagtatggATAAGTTATATGACTTTGacttgaaaagaaaatgaagaactaATAAATGGtgtttagtaaaaaaataaaaattcctttaAAATGTAaagagtttattaaaaaaattaagcagGGGTTTTACCTTAAAAAAATCAGTAAGATTTTTCAGCAAAAATCATTTTCACTTCCTATATAAGAATTTTATGCataataaattatcataattaatttttttacattcacaTAGGCCGTTGACAAaagactaaaataaaataaaatcatacaaCTATTTATTGGCATTCATATGTCATTAAATTTtcttgtatattatatatatatatatatatacatgtaacaTACATCATGCATGGTTGTATAAATTAATTCACAAATGTTTATATAgccttaattatattttgagaaaGCAATTTTCCGATGGTTTAATAGGTAGTACCAAATCTTAATATGACCTATTTAAGAAACTCTATTAAAATTTGGGATGGTTTTAGAACTCAATTTTTGGAGATATATAGACATtcaagtaagaaaaaaaaggtaagaGAAAAGGCACTTGAGAGGGATGGGTAGAGTTAGGACCTAAAGAGAAGAGTGAGtacaaaacttaaaatttacaaaCATTCGTAAGGTGtgagctcatatatatatatatatatatatatatatatatatatatatatatgataaatgattgattgtgaaaaaaattttaacttttccATCCTAATACAAATAATTATCTTCTCCTAATCTTTAACATAGTTACATAAAAAtcctcaaattatttttttatcatgaaagtcatcaatcaaaattacacatatgtgcatatattttatatgtaattacaAAAAACCATCCATAGCCATGAAGTCACATGATggtttataaaaacaaaattttcaatgttttttatattttccacAAATGCAAGAGTTGGCAATAAGAAGCTTCCATGCCAACACCTTTGATAATGAAGGccactatatatttttataataataaagtctttttcac
This window encodes:
- the LOC120261425 gene encoding LOW QUALITY PROTEIN: glycine-rich protein 2-like (The sequence of the model RefSeq protein was modified relative to this genomic sequence to represent the inferred CDS: inserted 2 bases in 1 codon), encoding MSTMDRVQGTVKWFNEVKGFGFITSNDGSELFVHQTSIKTDGFRTLSEGEVVEFSIMDGDDGRAKAVDVTGPDGSALQGGNGGGRRDGYGGGWGGGGGGXRGGGGFGGGYGYNGGGRGGGGRGGGGGGRGRNSGGGGGGGSGACYKCGEMGHMARDCFQGGSGGGGGGGGGRGGCYTCGEAGHMARDCYQNSGGGGGGGRYGGGGGGGAGGGGGGGGGGCFNCGESGHFARECPGRN